In Fusarium oxysporum f. sp. lycopersici 4287 chromosome 2, whole genome shotgun sequence, a genomic segment contains:
- a CDS encoding hypothetical protein (At least one base has a quality score < 10), giving the protein MTPSPWTTFRRSSTFGTRYKYESTLDSTHIRLIQIRQRTRSLLSERLNIDLTTHSLDEAKALGYHALSYTWGAPEGDGKPTDSDSCILVNGDRFYVQPNLFGALNRFEEFDWYLWIDAICIDQTSQREREIQVGIMNEIYSMAARVDIWLGVGGKESAEAIHLIRKLSSLAEETDGSEVSLDKSVTESSGLPPTPSVAWKPFVDLLERNWFRRAWVIQETVLARQTSVFLGNGECISWEQLASALAMIKRLGWFPNGALAMVKLEQISWSPGPYAVHFITVIKMSLESLKEPQDHPLLSVIEELTGAGNWKTTASSQLAYMMMVCHKFKVTNARDRVYSLLGMVNMAASHMGIPRCDLEVDYNASVAQVFTAATKNILNHCNHLGFISLAGFAEFYHGTQNLPSEDIPSWVPNLSNEPSAARTAPILFDRVNSDDRLDAARYSEIGSLGFSITDSRLAVKAQRVGQILPGSYPFYVLAYYFNIEPFAALLLRCGKRYKVTGELGIEACWRTFIFGSNIYDSVTDSSALGGCFKAWLSFILFHCLRVWDTSMTVDQRLSILEQLTNFQSLVTRDGDEASDMLPSIEWIKQMLQKLGPSDPPDSQLSSIFSYMASRSSITDFSSEVDLEWTSPVAKELANTFSQASQYASLLGRYAGQRRVFLTDEGHLGLALCSAFEPDSVWVVSSCPVPLVLRPRADGTYQLVGDSYVHGIMKGEAVKDNSWEEITIT; this is encoded by the coding sequence ATGACCCCATCGCCATGGACAACTTTCCGCAGAAGCAGTACGTTTGGTACCAGGTACAAATACGAATCAACACTCGACTCCACACATATTCGATTAATACAGATACGCCAGCGGACACGCAGCCTGTTATCGGAGAGGCTGAATATTGACTTGACCACTCATTCTCTGGATGAAGCAAAGGCACTTGGTTACCACGCACTATCCTATACGTGGGGTGCGCCAGAGGGAGATGGCAAACCCACCGACTCCGACTCATGCATACTGGTGAACGGCGATAGATTCTACGTCCAACCAAACTTATTCGGTGCTCTCAATCGCTTCGAGGAATTTGATTGGTATTTGTGGATCGACGCAATATGTATTGATCAGACCAGCCAACGGGAGCGCGAGATCCAGGTCGGCATCATGAACGAGATTTACAGCATGGCAGCGCGAGTCGATATCTGGCTCGGTGTTGGCGGGAAAGAGTCAGCTGAGGCCATTCATCTGATACGGAAACTCTCCAGCTTGGCTGAGGAGACAGATGGAAGTGAAGTGAGCCTGGACAAAAGCGTAACCGAAAGTTCAGGCCTTCCACCTACTCCTTCTGTAGCCTGGAAGCCATTCGTTGATCTTCTGGAACGGAATTGGTTCCGCAGAGCTTGGGTGATTCAAGAGACCGTGCTAGCTCGGCAGACCTCTGTGTTCCTCGGAAACGGCGAATGTATCTCTTGGGAACAGCTCGCCTCTGCATTGGCGATGATCAAAAGACTGGGCTGGTTTCCCAATGGGGCGTTGGCCATGGTCAAATTGGAACAGATTTCGTGGTCGCCAGGACCTTACGCCGTTCACTTCATCACCGTAATCAAGATGTCCCTCGAAAGCTTGAAAGAGCCTCAAGATCACCCGTTGCTTTCTGTTATCGAGGAGCTTACCGGCGCTGGTAATTGGAAAACGACTGCCAGTTCTCAGTTGGCAtacatgatgatggtgtgCCATAAGTTCAAGGTTACGAATGCCCGCGATCGGGTGTATTCGTTATTGGGAATGGTTAACATGGCCGCGAGCCATATGGGAATTCCTCGATGCGATTTGGAAGTTGACTATAACGCGAGCGTCGCTCAGGTTTTCACAGCTGCCACGAAGAATATCCTCAATCATTGTAATCACTTAGGATTCATCTCTTTAGCTGGTTTTGCAGAATTCTACCACGGCACACAGAATTTGCCTTCAGAGGATATACCATCGTGGGTACCTAACTTATCCAACGAGCCATCTGCTGCGAGGACTGCTCCCATCCTTTTTGATCGTGTTAACAGCGATGATCGGTTGGACGCCGCGCGATACAGTGAGATTGGTTCTCTGGGATTTAGCATCACAGACTCAAGGCTGGCTGTCAAAGCTCAGCGTGTTGGACAGATCCTTCCAGGGTCTTATCCATTTTACGTACTCGCTTACTATTTCAACATCGAACCTTTTGCGGCCCTTCTACTACGATGCGGTAAGCGCTACAAAGTAACTGGAGAGCTCGGCATTGAAGCTTGTTGGCGTACTTTCATCTTTGGCTCAAATATATACGATTCAGTCACAGATAGCTCGGCGCTTGGCGGTTGCTTTAAAGCCTGGCTatccttcatcttgtttcATTGCTTGCGGGTCTGGGATACCTCCATGACAGTCGATCAGCGACTTTCAATCTTGGAACAATTGACAAACTTCCAATCTCTTGTAACCCGGGATGGAGATGAAGCCTCCGATATGCTTCCAAGTATCGAATGGATAAAACAGATGCTGCAAAAGCTAGGGCCTTCTGATCCTCCGGACTCACAGCTGTCGTCAATATTTTCATACATGGCGTCGAGATCCTCAATCACGGACTTTTCCTCAGAAGTTGACTTAGAGTGGACGTCCCCAGTTGCTAAGGAACTCGCCAACACGTTTTCACAGGCTTCTCAGTACGCGTCGCTCTTGGGTAGATACGCTGGCCAGCGGCGAGTTTTTCTGACAGACGAAGGGCACCTAGGGTTGGCTTTGTGTTCGGCATTTGAACCAGACAGCGTCTGGGTGGTTTCGTCTTGTCCGGTGCCATTGGTTCTGAGGCCTCGAGCTGATGGTACTTATCAACTGGTCGGAGATAGCTACGTTCACGGAATCATGAAAGGTGAAGCGGTAAAGGATAACAGCTGGGAGGAAATTACCATAACCTAA